From a region of the Synchiropus splendidus isolate RoL2022-P1 chromosome 12, RoL_Sspl_1.0, whole genome shotgun sequence genome:
- the LOC128768729 gene encoding riboflavin transporter 2-like — protein sequence MSLLTHVLACLFGMGSWVAINGMWVELPLVVPQIPEGWYLPSYLTVIIQMANIGPLFITLMHRFRPGTLDERPVIYGIVVLGVIATFLLAFFWKHTVVLGGAQHSVPLLVLCFLLSVVDCTSSVTFLPFMMRLRPQYLTTYFVGEGLSGLVPALVALIQGVGVVHCRNTTLAENSTAVPDQLEAVYQPAKFSAQVFFFFLSVMMVVCLVAFALLNYHPDVARERNNLYFNGDELQGKKEQGFTLHAQTPEQKPMLSPLDAAERQPRSSFGRGTYSNFELFFIFIVLAWVNALTNAVLPSVQTYSCMPYGNQAYHLAATMASVANPVACFIAMFMPVRSLLFMLFLTLVGTGFGGYIMAMAALSPCPLLVHSTIGIVVIVLVWVLFVLSLSYVKVIIGVILRDEGHSALVWCGAVVQLGSMLGALSMFPLVNVYSLFQSGDPCNTKCPS from the exons ATGTCTCTGCTGACTCACGTGTTGGCATGTCTCTTCGGCATGGGCTCCTGGGTGGCCATCAATGGGATGTGGGTGGAGCTCCCACTGGTGGTCCCACAGATCCCCGAGGGCTGGTACCTGCCTTCGTACCTCACAGTCATCATCCAGATGGCCAACATCGGCCCCCTCTTCATCACTCTGATGCACCGCTTCCGCCCGGGCACGCTGGACGAGCGGCCCGTCATCTACGGGATTGTGGTGTTGGGAGTCATCGCCACATTCCTGCTGGCTTTCTTCTGGAAACACACAGTGGTGTTGGGGGGCGCCCAGCATAGCGTTCCTCTGCTGGTGTTATGTTTCCTGCTTTCTGTCGTGGACTGCACCTCATCCGTGACGTTCCTGCCCTTCATGATGCGCCTTCGTCCCCAGTACCTCACCACCTACTTTGTCGGTGAGGGCCTCAGCGGCCTGGTGCCGGCACTGGTGGCTCTGATCCAAGGTGTGGGGGTCGTCCACTGTCGGAACACAACTTTGGCTGAGAACTCCACCGCAGTGCCAGACCAGCTCGAAGCCGTCTATCAGCCAGCAAAATTCTCGGCacaagtcttcttcttcttcttgagtgTCATGATGGTTGTGTGTCTGGTGGCGTTTGCCTTGCTCAACTACCACCCCGATGTAGCCCGTGAGAGGAACAACTTGTACTTCAATGGGGATGAGTTGCAGGGCAAGAAGGAGCAAGGGTTCACACTTCATGCTCAGACTCCGGAGCAGAAGCCGATGCTCAGCCCTTTGGATGCTGCTGAGAGGCAGCCTCGCAGCTCTTTTGGTCGAGGAACGTACAGTAACTTTGagctgttcttcatcttcatcgtgCTGGCCTGGGTCAACGCCCTGACCAATGCAGTGCTGCCATCGGTGCAGACCTATTCATGTATGCCTTACGGGAACCAGGCGTATCACCTTGCTGCCACCATGGCTTCTGTTGCAAACCCTGTAGCCTGCTTCATCGCCATGTTCATGCCGGTCCG GTCTCTCCTCTTCATGCTCTTTTTAACTTTGGTTGGAACGGGTTTTGGAGGCTACATCATGGCTATGGCTGCCCTCAGTCCCTGTCCTCTGCTGGTCCACAGTACCATTGGAATCGTTGTCATT gtgctggtCTGGGTCCTGTTTGTTCTGTCCCTGTCCTATGTCAAGGTCATCATCGGGGTCATTCTGCGTGATGAAGGCCACAGCGCCCTTGTGTGGTGTGGAGCAGTGGTGCAGCTGGGCTCCATGCTCGGTGCCTTGTCCATGTTTCCTCTTGTAAATGTTTACTCACTATTCCAGTCAGGCGACCCTTGTAACACTAAGTGTCCATCATGA